A region from the Nostoc sp. HK-01 genome encodes:
- a CDS encoding condensin subunit Smc — protein MFLDGANVERLAKMIKQQAQLAQFIVVSLRRPMIESAERTIGVTQARGAYTQVLGIKLSSSNTSA, from the coding sequence ATGTTTTTGGATGGGGCAAACGTAGAACGATTAGCTAAAATGATCAAACAACAGGCACAACTAGCACAGTTTATAGTTGTGAGTTTGCGTCGTCCGATGATAGAATCAGCCGAACGCACCATTGGCGTTACTCAAGCACGAGGCGCTTATACCCAAGTTTTGGGAATTAAGTTATCATCCTCGAATACATCTGCTTGA